The following coding sequences are from one Leptospira mayottensis 200901116 window:
- a CDS encoding thioredoxin-like domain-containing protein, with protein MKEILKKSGNAALWILLFLTITIVLSIFKASDLKPSVSINGMESFEGERYDSEGRVTVVYFWATWCGVCSFNLPLVKWYSRQLENSSRFSFVSVEEGENLEELNQYIREKDLRFKVIPANVSLLKEWKINSYPSFVILDRFGRIRFMDSGMMNPFSFFLRIWVVSFF; from the coding sequence ATGAAGGAAATTCTGAAAAAGAGCGGGAATGCCGCGCTTTGGATTTTGTTATTTTTAACGATTACGATTGTACTTTCGATTTTCAAAGCGTCCGATTTAAAACCGTCTGTTTCAATCAACGGTATGGAATCGTTCGAAGGAGAAAGATATGATTCCGAAGGTCGAGTAACCGTCGTTTACTTTTGGGCAACTTGGTGCGGAGTTTGTTCCTTTAATCTTCCTTTAGTTAAATGGTATTCTCGTCAATTGGAAAACAGTTCCCGATTTTCCTTTGTAAGCGTCGAAGAAGGAGAAAATTTAGAGGAACTGAATCAATACATACGGGAAAAAGATCTTCGATTTAAAGTCATTCCCGCAAATGTTTCCCTTTTGAAAGAATGGAAGATCAACTCATATCCATCTTTTGTAATTTTGGATCGATTTGGTAGGATTCGTTTTATGGATTCTGGAATGATGAATCCTTTTAGCTTCTTTCTAAGGATTTGGGTTGTATCTTTCTTTTAG